A genomic segment from Drosophila miranda strain MSH22 chromosome 3, D.miranda_PacBio2.1, whole genome shotgun sequence encodes:
- the LOC108160463 gene encoding tubulin-specific chaperone E — protein sequence MVGIIDETQLFYPLGTRIKIANNYGTVRYVGEVMGHMGTWLGIEWDDGMRGKHNGIVDGKRYFQTQMPTAGSFIRPGKVGPCASLEDAARERYLNYDSSNVDESLIREAQASLQASLFEVVGMDKLARKQSRFEQLSEVSVDETPVNAAGYLKDLTQLTTLNVSHTLIWNWETVASMTQQLPSLKNLNLSSNRLVLPSASQIAELEPAFRHLKHINLSSCGFTDWKDVMQTALLWPHIASLSLQENPLSQLAEVDCKRIFTQLQELDLHRTNLMDFDQVVKLGNITTLRSLNLIENGIEEIKLPDCEPQAKLNMFVSLEKLNLLDNPIWNEAAAFNELDKLPKLNHLSKTPHLKSNFDEMVSKAVGCIAGLQFINKAKVTAGERRGAEYDIWKKYSLEWMQATQQGADALREFCRKHRTYPYLVKKYGSPADFVPGIQVKKSNLIKLFILHQATGETWEKKVPRMITVQTLQGLVMKRFRLTDVVPQLSYHDAKHPELLVPLDNNAKTLDFYSVQEQDTVLVQ from the exons atgGTAGGAATTATTGATGAAACGCAGCTGTTTTATCCGCTGGGAACACGCATAAAAATAGCCAACAACTACGGTACAGTGCGATATGTGGGCGAG GTGATGGGACACATGGGCACTTGGCTGGGCATTGAGTGGGATGACGGCATGCGAGGCAAGCACAATGGAATTGTGGATGGCAAGCGCTACTTTCAAACGCAAATGCCCACTGCCGGCAGTTTCATACGTCCGGGAAAGGTGGGTCCTTGCGCGAGCCTGGAGGATGCTGCCCGCGAGCGGTATCTGAACTACGACTCGAGCAATGTGGATGAATCGCTCATTCGGGAGGCCCAGGCCAGTCTTCAGGCCTCACTCTTCGAGGTCGTGGGGATGGACAAGTTAGCACGCAAGCAGAGCAGGTTTGAACAACTCTCAGAGGTGAGCGTCGATGAGACGCCAGTGAATGCGGCCGGGTACCTGAAGGATTTGACACAGCTGACGACGCTGAATGTGAGCCACACGCTGATTTGGAACTGGGAGACAGTGGCCAGCATGACGCAGCAGCTGCCATCCTTGAAGAATCTGAATCTTAG CTCCAATCGCTTGGTCTTGCCCTCGGCATCACAAATTGCGGAGTTGGAGCCTGCCTTCCGTCATCTGAAGCACATCAATTTAAGTAGTTGCGGCTTCACCGACTGGAAGGATGTCATGCAGACGGCCTTACTCTGGCCGCACATTGCGTCGTTGAGTCTGCAAGAGAACCCCCTAAGTCAACTGGCCGAAGTCGACTGCAAGCGGATTTTTACCCAGCTGCAGGAACTTGACTTGCACCGCACAAACCTGATGGATTTTGACCAGGTCGTCAAGTTGGGCAATATCACCACATTGCGCTCATTGAACCTCATAGAGAACGGAATCGAAGAGATTAAGCTGCCCGACTGTGAGCCTCAGGCAAAACTCAACATGTTCGTGTCTCTGGAAAAACTCAACTTACTCGACAATCCCATTTGGAATGAG GCTGCTGCATTCAATGAATTGGATAAGCTGCCGAAGTTGAATCACCTGAGCAAGACGCCCCACTTGAAGTCAAATTTTGATGAAATGGTATCCAAAGCTGTGGGCTGCATTGCAGGATTGCAGTTTATCAATAAAGCTAAAGTGACTGCGGGGGAGAGGCGCGGCGCCGAGTACGATATTTGGAAGAAATACTCCTTGGAATGGATGCAGGCGACGCAACAGGGAGCAGATGCCTTACGGGAGTTCTGCCGAAAGCATCGCACCTATCCGTACCTAGTTAAAA AGTATGGCTCTCCGGCGGACTTTGTTCCGGGAATACAGGTCAAGAAATCGAATCTGATCAAGCTCTTCATACTGCATCAGGCCACTGGCGAGACCTGGGAGAAGAAAGTGCCCCGAATGATTACAGTGCAAACGTTGCAGGGATTGGTCATGAAGCGGTTCCGGCTGACTGACGTCGTTCCCCAGCTCTCTTACCACGATGCCAAGCATCCCGAGCTGCTGGTTCCCCTGGATAACAACGCCAAGACTCTGGACTTCTATTCAGTGCAGGAACAGGACACAGTTTTGGTTCAGTAG
- the LOC108160757 gene encoding glutathione S-transferase 1 — MSDKPVLYYTPRSPPCRAVLLTAAALGLELDLRAVNVKAGEHLTAEFLKLNPQHTIPVLDDNGTVVSDSHIICSYLADKFGGATDSLYPRDPSQRRTVDARLYYDCGHIFPRIRFIVEPVIYFGVSDVPDDRVVYLQKAYDGLEHCLASGPYLAGDKLTIADLCCIASVSTAEAFAPIEAAKYPLLAEWVKRLQALPYYQKGNQEGLDLLVNLVKGLLAERQQKHT, encoded by the exons ATGTCAGACAAACCCGTTCTCTACTACACACCCCGCAGTCCCCCTTGCCGAGCCGTGCTGCTGACAGCCGCCGCCTTAGGGCTGGAGCTGGATCTACG CGCTGTTAATGTAAAGGCGGGAGAGCACCTGACGGCGGAGTTTCTCAAGCTAAATCCGCAGCACACGATTCCGGTTCTAGATGACAACGGCACCGTGGTGAGCGACTCGCACATCATCTGCAGCTATCTGGCGGACAAGTTCGGAGGCGCTACCGACTCCCTGTACCCGAGGGACCCCTCCCAGCGGCGCACAGTGGACGCGCGTCTCTACTACGACTGCGGGCACATCTTTCCCCGCATCCGGTTCATCGTGGAGCCCGTTATCTACTTTGGGGTATCCGATGTGCCCGACGACCGCGTCGTCTATCTGCAGAAGGCCTACGACGGCCTCGAACACTGCCTGGCTAGCGGCCCCTACCTGGCTGGCGACAAACTGACCATCGCGGACCTGTGCTGCATCGCCTCGGTGTCAACGGCCGAGGCGTTCGCCCCCATCGAGGCGGCCAAGTATCCCCTCCTCGCAGAGTGGGTGAAGCGCCTGCAGGCCCTGCCCTACTACCAAAAAGGCAATCAGGAAGGTTTGGACTTGCTGGTGAATCTGGTCAAGGGCCTGCTCGCGGAGCGTCAACAGAAGCATACTTGA